A window of the Artemia franciscana chromosome 3, ASM3288406v1, whole genome shotgun sequence genome harbors these coding sequences:
- the LOC136025181 gene encoding probable methyltransferase-like protein 24 isoform X2, with amino-acid sequence MTVSRTSFHFPRRQDRLIIILLSILLTIALYQNYSAVPLSKTILEDVPEKRDYRTTKDKLKTLAAELKPSDDKITSYEQVGKIFLRSDEGACKSQGMWGGRIWNGVYLIGKGWTDAMDGNYTLCMDPGVAPNQKSCLVYSFGIANNWSFDEDAEKYGCEVYSFDPSIGQKPHMHSAKVHFYDYGLSNVDTDQGPNGWRMRRLESLMTELGHSDRIIDVLKIDIEDSEHDVIPEIVSSGIIKKVKQIVWEIHNFKQLPVAKFFETFSVLEKAGFEKFFSENWPYPNESFKKVDGTYDMTFYIFSHYNKKFLQKST; translated from the exons AGCTTCCACTTTCCTCGACGGCAGGACAGACTGATAATTATCCTTCTTTCAATATTACTCACAATCGCTTTGTACCAGAACTACTCAGCTGTTCCTTTGTCAAAGACAATTTTAGAAGATGTTCCGGAGAAAAGAGACTACCGAACAACCAAGGATAAACTCAAAACTTTGGCGGCCGAGTTAAAACCGTCTGATGACAAAATTACCTCGTATGAACAAgttggcaaaatatttttacgcTCAGATGAAG gTGCATGTAAAAGTCAAGGCATGTGGGGAGGTAGAATTTGGAATGGTGTTTATTTAATTGGCAAAGGATGGACTGATGCCATGGATGGGAACTATACTCTTTGCATGGACCCTGGAGTAGCACCTAACCAGAAATCATGCTTAGTATACTCATTCGGAATAGCGAACAACTGGAGCTTTGACGAAGACGCTGAAAAATACGGGTGTGAAGTTTATTCATTCGACCCTTCAATTGGACAGAAGCCTCATATGCACTCAGCCAAAGTTCATTTTTATGATTACG GGCTGTCAAATGTTGATACAGATCAAGGACCAAATGGATGGAGAATGAGACGGTTAGAATCACTTATGACAGAGCTCGGACATTCAGATCGTATTATAGATGTATTAAAGATCGACATTGAAGATAGTGAGCATGATGTTATTCCAGAAATTGTAAGCTCTGGTATTATCAAAAAAGTGAAACAGATTGTTTGGGAAATACATAACTTTAAACAACTTCCTGTTGCAAAGttctttgaaacattttcagttttagaGAAAGCAGGATTTGAAAAGTTCTTCAGTGAAAATTGGCCTTATCCCAATGAGTCTTTCAAAAAAGTAGATGGAACCTATGATATGACCTTTTACATATTTTCCCACTATAATAAGAAGTTTCTACAAAAAAGTACCTAG
- the LOC136025181 gene encoding probable methyltransferase-like protein 24 isoform X1, which yields MVTCFPSFHFPRRQDRLIIILLSILLTIALYQNYSAVPLSKTILEDVPEKRDYRTTKDKLKTLAAELKPSDDKITSYEQVGKIFLRSDEGACKSQGMWGGRIWNGVYLIGKGWTDAMDGNYTLCMDPGVAPNQKSCLVYSFGIANNWSFDEDAEKYGCEVYSFDPSIGQKPHMHSAKVHFYDYGLSNVDTDQGPNGWRMRRLESLMTELGHSDRIIDVLKIDIEDSEHDVIPEIVSSGIIKKVKQIVWEIHNFKQLPVAKFFETFSVLEKAGFEKFFSENWPYPNESFKKVDGTYDMTFYIFSHYNKKFLQKST from the exons AGCTTCCACTTTCCTCGACGGCAGGACAGACTGATAATTATCCTTCTTTCAATATTACTCACAATCGCTTTGTACCAGAACTACTCAGCTGTTCCTTTGTCAAAGACAATTTTAGAAGATGTTCCGGAGAAAAGAGACTACCGAACAACCAAGGATAAACTCAAAACTTTGGCGGCCGAGTTAAAACCGTCTGATGACAAAATTACCTCGTATGAACAAgttggcaaaatatttttacgcTCAGATGAAG gTGCATGTAAAAGTCAAGGCATGTGGGGAGGTAGAATTTGGAATGGTGTTTATTTAATTGGCAAAGGATGGACTGATGCCATGGATGGGAACTATACTCTTTGCATGGACCCTGGAGTAGCACCTAACCAGAAATCATGCTTAGTATACTCATTCGGAATAGCGAACAACTGGAGCTTTGACGAAGACGCTGAAAAATACGGGTGTGAAGTTTATTCATTCGACCCTTCAATTGGACAGAAGCCTCATATGCACTCAGCCAAAGTTCATTTTTATGATTACG GGCTGTCAAATGTTGATACAGATCAAGGACCAAATGGATGGAGAATGAGACGGTTAGAATCACTTATGACAGAGCTCGGACATTCAGATCGTATTATAGATGTATTAAAGATCGACATTGAAGATAGTGAGCATGATGTTATTCCAGAAATTGTAAGCTCTGGTATTATCAAAAAAGTGAAACAGATTGTTTGGGAAATACATAACTTTAAACAACTTCCTGTTGCAAAGttctttgaaacattttcagttttagaGAAAGCAGGATTTGAAAAGTTCTTCAGTGAAAATTGGCCTTATCCCAATGAGTCTTTCAAAAAAGTAGATGGAACCTATGATATGACCTTTTACATATTTTCCCACTATAATAAGAAGTTTCTACAAAAAAGTACCTAG
- the LOC136025181 gene encoding probable methyltransferase-like protein 24 isoform X3 codes for MSFHFPRRQDRLIIILLSILLTIALYQNYSAVPLSKTILEDVPEKRDYRTTKDKLKTLAAELKPSDDKITSYEQVGKIFLRSDEGACKSQGMWGGRIWNGVYLIGKGWTDAMDGNYTLCMDPGVAPNQKSCLVYSFGIANNWSFDEDAEKYGCEVYSFDPSIGQKPHMHSAKVHFYDYGLSNVDTDQGPNGWRMRRLESLMTELGHSDRIIDVLKIDIEDSEHDVIPEIVSSGIIKKVKQIVWEIHNFKQLPVAKFFETFSVLEKAGFEKFFSENWPYPNESFKKVDGTYDMTFYIFSHYNKKFLQKST; via the exons AGCTTCCACTTTCCTCGACGGCAGGACAGACTGATAATTATCCTTCTTTCAATATTACTCACAATCGCTTTGTACCAGAACTACTCAGCTGTTCCTTTGTCAAAGACAATTTTAGAAGATGTTCCGGAGAAAAGAGACTACCGAACAACCAAGGATAAACTCAAAACTTTGGCGGCCGAGTTAAAACCGTCTGATGACAAAATTACCTCGTATGAACAAgttggcaaaatatttttacgcTCAGATGAAG gTGCATGTAAAAGTCAAGGCATGTGGGGAGGTAGAATTTGGAATGGTGTTTATTTAATTGGCAAAGGATGGACTGATGCCATGGATGGGAACTATACTCTTTGCATGGACCCTGGAGTAGCACCTAACCAGAAATCATGCTTAGTATACTCATTCGGAATAGCGAACAACTGGAGCTTTGACGAAGACGCTGAAAAATACGGGTGTGAAGTTTATTCATTCGACCCTTCAATTGGACAGAAGCCTCATATGCACTCAGCCAAAGTTCATTTTTATGATTACG GGCTGTCAAATGTTGATACAGATCAAGGACCAAATGGATGGAGAATGAGACGGTTAGAATCACTTATGACAGAGCTCGGACATTCAGATCGTATTATAGATGTATTAAAGATCGACATTGAAGATAGTGAGCATGATGTTATTCCAGAAATTGTAAGCTCTGGTATTATCAAAAAAGTGAAACAGATTGTTTGGGAAATACATAACTTTAAACAACTTCCTGTTGCAAAGttctttgaaacattttcagttttagaGAAAGCAGGATTTGAAAAGTTCTTCAGTGAAAATTGGCCTTATCCCAATGAGTCTTTCAAAAAAGTAGATGGAACCTATGATATGACCTTTTACATATTTTCCCACTATAATAAGAAGTTTCTACAAAAAAGTACCTAG